A genomic window from Camelina sativa cultivar DH55 chromosome 2, Cs, whole genome shotgun sequence includes:
- the LOC104741000 gene encoding uncharacterized protein LOC104741000, whose amino-acid sequence MLKTTISPIFSSFRGKPKTSRFIFQAFNKVVVVQDDTTAPSVRRNASTNLTTLHQGPPTSAYVHLPFCRKRCHYCDFPILALGSSSNVYEEGKEDDPRITNYVNLLVREIKATRTDFDANPNLKTVFFGGGTPSLVPPRLVSLVLDTLSLNFGLSPDAEISMEMDPGTFDGQKLKELMELGVNRVSLGVQAFQDELLKACGRAHGVSQVYEAIEFVKECGVENWSMDLISSLPHQTLGMWEESLRLAIDSQPNHVSVYDLQVEQGTKFGNLYTPGQAPLPSETQSAEFYKTASSMLRGAGYEHYEVSSYSKGDFKCKHNLIYWKNKPFYAFGLGSASYVGGLRFSRPKRLKEYTNYVADLENGAANWCGNGIVDLKDVATDILMLSFRTSKGLDLKEFGEAFGSEVVNSICKVYEPYVESGHIVCLDDMRREVTSDEVKALGLNDEVTIEDHVRYLRLKDPDGFLLSNELISLAFGVVAP is encoded by the exons ATGTTGAAAACGACGATTTCTCCGATTTTTTCATCGTTTAGAGGTAAACCCAAGACGTCGAGGTTTATTTTTCAAGCTTTTAAtaaggttgttgttgttcaagATGATACTACTGCAccaagtgttcgacgaaatgcgtCAACCAATCTTACGACTTTACACCAAGGTCCACCAACCTCTGCCTACGTTCATCTTCCGTTTTGTCGTAAACGCTGCCATTATTGCGACTTCCCAATCTTAGCTCTAGGCTCTTCTTCTAATGTCTACGAGGAAGGTAAAGAAGATGACCCACGTATTACAAACTATGTGAATCTTCTCGTTAGAGAGATTAAAGCGACAAGAACTGATTTTGATGCGAACCCGAATCTAAAGACTGTGTTTTTCGGGGGTGGGACACCTTCTCTTGTTCCTCCGAGGCTTGTTTCTTTGGTTCTGGATACATTGAGTTTGAATTTCGGGTTGAGTCCAGATGCTGAGATATCAATGGAGATGGATCCAGGGACCTTTGATGGTCAGAAACTGAAGGAGTTGATGGAGTTGGGAGTGAACAGAGTGTCTTTAGGTGTTCAAGCTTTTCAAGATGAGCTTTTGAAAGCTTGTGGGAGAGCTCATGGTGTCTCTCAAGTGTATGAGGCTATAGAGTTTGTTAAAGAGTGTGGAGTTGAGAATTGGAGTATGGATCTTATATCTTCTCTGCCTCATCAGACGTTGGGGATGTGGGAAGAGAGTTTGAGATTAGCTATTGATTCACAGCCCAATCATGTTTCTGTATATGATCTCCAAGTGGAACAGGGTACAAAGTTTGGAAACTT GTACACTCCAGGACAAGCTCCTCTTCCTTCAGAAACACAATCTGCGGAGTTTTATAAAACAGCATCATCAATGCTTCGTGGTGCAGGTTATGAGCATTATGAAGTCAGCAGTTACTCAAAAGGTGATTTCAAGTGCAAACACAACTTGATATACTGGAAGAACAAACCGTTCTATGCTTTCGGTTTAGGTTCAGCGAGTTATGTTGGAGGGTTGAGGTTTTCGAGGCCAAAGAGGCTTAAGGAATACACAAACTACGTGGCTGACTTGGAGAATGGTGCAGCAAACTGGTGTGGAAACGGTATTGTTGATCTCAAGGATGTCGCGACAGACATCCTAATGCTATCTTTCAGAACATCTAAAGGGCTTGATCTTAAGGAGTTTGGAGAAGCTTTTGGCAGTGAGGTAGTGAACTCTATCTGTAAAGTGTATGAGCCTTATGTGGAGAGTGGGCACATTGTTTGTTTGGATGATATGAGAAGAGAAGTGACGAGTGATGAAGTCAAAGCCTTAGGTTTAAATGACGAGGTGACGATTGAGGATCATGTGAGGTACCTTAGGCTTAAAGATCCAGATGGTTTCCTCCTCTCTAATGAGTTGATATCTCTAGCGTTTGGCGTGGTAGCTCCTTAA
- the LOC104741032 gene encoding uncharacterized protein LOC104741032, translated as MKGVITLFRQDREKKMALESIASLSDLLSSLVSAKPPPSPSSLKPIALLPSSVSAKSSSLQCLAMTTRVLTAGNDDVSNRVAYPSLANANLVFFKSGYYNVEVVPKEGESEEQLVNDFKRSCFRAGVLQESRRRRFFESSQEKKKRKTKEAAKKYRKRRPIPKPKPQSTSETHKSRNVSREDEEDDHWELPPEDIEIPYTNRS; from the exons ATGAAAGGAGTAATCACTTTATTCAGACAGgacagggaaaaaaaaatggcgcTAGAATCGATAGCTTCTCTCTCCGATCTCCTCTCGTCTCTTGTCTCGGCGAAACCACCACCGTCTCCGTCGAGTCTGAAACCTATCGCGCTTCTTCCGTCTTCCGTGTCCGCGAAATCATCATCATTGCAGTGCTTGGCGATGACGACGAGGGTTTTAACGGCCGGTAACGATGACGTCAGCAACCGCGTGGCGTATCCTTCGCTGGCGAATGCGAATCTCGTCTTTTTCAAGTCTGGTTACTACAACGTCGAGGTGGTGCCTAAAGAAGGCGAATCGGAGGAGCAGCTGGTGAATGATTTCAAGAGGTCGTGTTTTAGAGCTGGTGTGTTGCAGGAATCTCGAAGACGACGGTTCTTTGAGAGCTctcaggagaagaagaagcgtaaGACTAAAGAAGCTGCTAAGAAGTATCGGAAAag GAGACCAATCCCTAAACCAAAGCCACAATCAACTTCAGAAACTCACAAGAGCAGGAATGTATccagagaagacgaagaagacgatcaCTGGGAACTTCCTCCTGAGGATATTGAGATTCCATATACCAACCGGTCTTAG
- the LOC104741019 gene encoding nucleoside diphosphate kinase II, chloroplastic isoform X2: MVGVAAVVSKWTLCVASSSLSSSPPERNSANLNPYCSPAKVNLRTELAAFRPQFRLFSRDSSSRRRLRASSSADSGIFLPHLVASMEVEETYIMVKPDGIQRGLVGEIISRFEKKGFKLIGLKMFQCPKELAEEHYKDLSAKSFFPSLIEYITSGPVVCMAWEGVGVVASARKLIGKTDPLQAEPGTIRGDLAVQTGRNIVHGSDSPDNGKREIALWFKEGELCEWDSALASWLRE; encoded by the exons ATGGTGGGAGTCGCTGCTGTGGTTAGTAAATGGACTCTCTGTGTCGCTTCGTCGTCGTTGTCTTCTTCGCCGCCGGAAAGAAACTCGGCAAATCTCAATCCATACTGCTCTCCGGCCAAGGTTAACCTACGCACTGAGCTAGCCGCATTTCGTCCTCAGTTCCGTCTCTTCTCACGCGATTCATCGTCTCGCCGCCGTCTTCGCGCTTCCAGCTCCGCCGACTCCGGAATCTTCCTCCCTCACCTTGTCGCTTCTATG GAAGTTGAagagacttatatcatggttaaaccTGATGGTATACAACGAGGCCTT GTTGGAGAAATCATCTCTCGTTTTGAGAAGAAGGGATTTAAACTAATTGGACTTAAGATGTTTCAGTGCCCAAAAGAATTGGCTGAG GAACATTACAAGGATCTTAGTGCTAAATCATTCTTTCCTAGCCTGATTGAGTACATCACTTCAGGCCCAGTTGTGTGTATG GCTTGGGAAggtgttggtgttgttgcttcAGCCAGGAAGCTGATAGGGAAAACAGATCCTCTCCAAGCTGAACCTGGTACTATTAGGGGAGATCTTGCTGTACAAACTGGAAG GAACATTGTGCATGGTAGTGACAGTCCTGATAACGGCAAGCgtgagattg CTCTGTGGTTCAAAGAAGGCGAGCTATGCGAGTGGGATTCAGCTCTAGCTTCATGGCTAAGGGAGTGA
- the LOC104741019 gene encoding nucleoside diphosphate kinase II, chloroplastic isoform X1: MVGVAAVVSKWTLCVASSSLSSSPPERNSANLNPYCSPAKVNLRTELAAFRPQFRLFSRDSSSRRRLRASSSADSGIFLPHLVASMQEVEETYIMVKPDGIQRGLVGEIISRFEKKGFKLIGLKMFQCPKELAEEHYKDLSAKSFFPSLIEYITSGPVVCMAWEGVGVVASARKLIGKTDPLQAEPGTIRGDLAVQTGRNIVHGSDSPDNGKREIALWFKEGELCEWDSALASWLRE; the protein is encoded by the exons ATGGTGGGAGTCGCTGCTGTGGTTAGTAAATGGACTCTCTGTGTCGCTTCGTCGTCGTTGTCTTCTTCGCCGCCGGAAAGAAACTCGGCAAATCTCAATCCATACTGCTCTCCGGCCAAGGTTAACCTACGCACTGAGCTAGCCGCATTTCGTCCTCAGTTCCGTCTCTTCTCACGCGATTCATCGTCTCGCCGCCGTCTTCGCGCTTCCAGCTCCGCCGACTCCGGAATCTTCCTCCCTCACCTTGTCGCTTCTATG CAGGAAGTTGAagagacttatatcatggttaaaccTGATGGTATACAACGAGGCCTT GTTGGAGAAATCATCTCTCGTTTTGAGAAGAAGGGATTTAAACTAATTGGACTTAAGATGTTTCAGTGCCCAAAAGAATTGGCTGAG GAACATTACAAGGATCTTAGTGCTAAATCATTCTTTCCTAGCCTGATTGAGTACATCACTTCAGGCCCAGTTGTGTGTATG GCTTGGGAAggtgttggtgttgttgcttcAGCCAGGAAGCTGATAGGGAAAACAGATCCTCTCCAAGCTGAACCTGGTACTATTAGGGGAGATCTTGCTGTACAAACTGGAAG GAACATTGTGCATGGTAGTGACAGTCCTGATAACGGCAAGCgtgagattg CTCTGTGGTTCAAAGAAGGCGAGCTATGCGAGTGGGATTCAGCTCTAGCTTCATGGCTAAGGGAGTGA